The Nitrospira sp. genome window below encodes:
- a CDS encoding thioredoxin domain-containing protein: protein MNRSQKWMRSLVVLVGVVWLLTVPLNAMAAKLEFKGQFEILKDETSTHQPGKVKVVEFADFYCPHCHHFEETGVPLLLKEFGNRVDITMVGFPVIPGKLPTVFDMYEQAKLMGKGDQMRAILFRTIHKDKVDGVLDRSIRALLIKEAGLDVAAFEAGLESGKPARLFEEGRRWGERIKVSSTPSLLLDGNIKVDGVNMNQENVVTIIRSILEADAKR, encoded by the coding sequence ATGAATCGTTCGCAGAAGTGGATGAGGAGCCTTGTAGTCCTAGTCGGGGTCGTATGGTTACTGACCGTACCGTTGAACGCGATGGCCGCTAAACTCGAATTCAAGGGACAATTCGAAATACTGAAGGACGAGACGTCGACCCATCAGCCGGGGAAGGTGAAAGTCGTCGAGTTCGCAGACTTCTACTGCCCTCATTGCCATCATTTCGAGGAAACCGGGGTGCCGCTCCTTCTGAAAGAATTCGGGAATAGGGTTGACATCACGATGGTCGGATTCCCCGTCATCCCCGGAAAACTTCCGACCGTATTCGATATGTATGAGCAAGCGAAGCTGATGGGGAAGGGCGATCAAATGAGGGCGATCTTGTTCCGCACGATCCACAAGGACAAAGTCGATGGTGTGTTGGATCGCTCCATACGTGCCTTGTTGATCAAAGAGGCCGGCTTGGACGTCGCGGCGTTCGAAGCAGGTCTGGAGAGTGGAAAGCCTGCCAGGCTGTTTGAAGAAGGGCGTCGTTGGGGAGAGCGGATCAAGGTGTCGTCGACGCCCTCGCTCTTGCTGGATGGGAATATCAAAGTCGACGGCGTCAATATGAACCAAGAAAATGTCGTCACCATCATTCGGAGCATCCTTGAGGCCGATGCAAAGAGGTGA
- a CDS encoding sigma-70 family RNA polymerase sigma factor yields MQEARTNGVIQRLLEHESAFRQFVRRRVGDEAIVDDILQQSLTRAVERSHSLNNEQSVLAWFYRILRHAVADYYRSHGAEARRNEAFQRELTISSSHLEPSLNELQATACTCLHGLLPNLHRNYAELIKRIDLNGESPTQVAKELKISRNNLTVRLHRARQSLRASLEEACGICSTHGCLNCTCG; encoded by the coding sequence ATGCAGGAGGCGAGAACGAATGGGGTCATACAACGACTTCTTGAACACGAGTCCGCTTTCAGGCAATTTGTCCGCCGTCGAGTCGGTGATGAAGCTATCGTGGACGATATCCTGCAACAAAGCCTCACCAGAGCGGTCGAGCGTTCCCACTCGTTGAATAATGAGCAGAGCGTTCTTGCCTGGTTTTATCGAATCCTCCGGCACGCGGTGGCCGATTACTATCGCTCTCACGGAGCCGAGGCTCGTCGGAATGAGGCTTTCCAACGTGAATTGACCATTTCGAGCAGTCATCTGGAGCCGTCACTGAATGAGCTACAAGCCACCGCTTGCACCTGCCTTCACGGGCTTCTGCCGAACCTCCATCGAAACTATGCCGAACTCATCAAACGCATCGATCTCAATGGCGAATCACCGACACAGGTCGCGAAGGAGCTCAAGATCTCGCGGAACAATCTGACGGTTCGCTTGCATAGAGCTCGTCAGTCCTTACGCGCTTCTTTGGAAGAGGCTTGCGGTATTTGCAGCACACATGGTTGTTTGAACTGTACCTGCGGCTGA
- a CDS encoding Slp family lipoprotein → MLKLWYALMTSMLLIALGCASKGRQVDQQSAGTPQITYTEVTAAPRTFNGQPVTFGGKVLSARRLKEGTRIEILNYPSRLHPNQRWTLASLTVVSLPCRENFLTRRRFRQAHFLP, encoded by the coding sequence ATGCTGAAACTCTGGTATGCCTTGATGACTTCGATGCTCTTGATCGCGCTTGGCTGTGCCTCAAAGGGCAGGCAGGTTGACCAACAGTCGGCCGGTACTCCGCAAATCACCTATACGGAGGTGACAGCGGCGCCCAGAACATTCAACGGGCAGCCAGTAACTTTCGGGGGGAAGGTACTGAGTGCGAGACGTTTGAAGGAGGGAACGAGGATCGAAATTCTGAACTACCCCTCACGCCTTCATCCCAACCAACGATGGACCTTAGCAAGTCTGACGGTCGTTTCCTTGCCCTGCAGAGAGAATTTCTTGACCCGACGACGGTTCCGCCAGGCACATTTCCTACCGTGA
- a CDS encoding Slp family lipoprotein — protein sequence MDLSKSDGRFLALQREFLDPTTVPPGTFPTVTGEMDGSITLPLDETEYSYPLVRINDLRVWTDSEQEAPLVRPCMGPGPYWGPYWSPFWGAWPYCW from the coding sequence ATGGACCTTAGCAAGTCTGACGGTCGTTTCCTTGCCCTGCAGAGAGAATTTCTTGACCCGACGACGGTTCCGCCAGGCACATTTCCTACCGTGACAGGAGAGATGGATGGCTCGATAACCTTGCCGCTCGATGAGACGGAGTACAGCTACCCGCTCGTGCGCATCAACGATCTGCGCGTGTGGACCGACAGCGAGCAAGAAGCCCCCCTCGTGCGACCCTGCATGGGGCCTGGTCCTTATTGGGGTCCCTACTGGTCCCCCTTCTGGGGGGCATGGCCTTATTGTTGGTAA